In Salvelinus sp. IW2-2015 unplaced genomic scaffold, ASM291031v2 Un_scaffold933, whole genome shotgun sequence, a single window of DNA contains:
- the LOC112069215 gene encoding caspase activity and apoptosis inhibitor 1 isoform X2, with protein MTSPKSRIGRIVSFTRESKDEQADLEPIEPGSDVEEGGLDLSVPFKPISAYVADRHEMLDQCFHVLGESKLQKMLPDELKSCSLDEIKTLCREQLEQLSQSHLLHILEGEELTGSSEGDRENGATDSQQDNNVDSTSSLKESVEVETKQEGGGSEESDVLSINADTYDSDIEGHKDEPSEKTEEAARTLEVVAGETSNPGPSATPAPADGKPFADKPPEPKKELQKDIDKSVSEILALASTPDQEDAKKLMAPPLAAAPEAPLLITRLPAQSAPVPGPAPAPSQPSAQQLELLELEMRARAIKALMKANDVKKQT; from the exons GAGTCCAAGGACGAGCAGGCAGATCTGGAGCCGATTGAGCCTGGCAGCGACGTCGAGGAGGGAGGACTGGACCTGAGTGTGCCGTTTAAACCCATCAGTGCCTATGTCGCAGACAGACATGAGATGCTAGATCAGTGCTTTCACGTGCTGGGAGAGAGTAAGCTGCAGAAGATGCTGCCTGATGAACTCAAG AGCTGTAGTCTGGATGAAATCAAGACATTGTGCAGGGAGCAGCTGGAGCAGCTGTCTCAAAGCCACCTCCTTCACATACTGGAGG GTGAAGAGCTGACTGGTTCATCTGAAGGGGATAGGGAAAATGGCGCCACCGATAGCCA GCAGGATAATAATGTGGATTCTACGTCGTCCCTCAAAGAGAGTGTTGAAGTGGAGACCAAACAAG AAGGTGGTGGCTCGGAGGAGAGCGACGTCCTTAGCATCAACGCCGACACCTACGACAGTGACATCGAGGGACACAAAGACGAGCCGTCCGAAAAAACTGAGGAAGCCGCCAGGACACTGGAAGTAGTTGCTGGAGAAACATCTAACCCCGGCCCCTCCGCGACCCCAGCACCTGCCGACGGGAAACCCTTTGCGGACAAACCCCCCGAACCGAAGAAAGAACTCCAGAAGGACATAGACAAAAGCGTTAGCGAGATCCTAGCTTTAGCATCGACACCTGACCAGGAAGACGCAAAAAAACTGATGGCGCCACCACTAGCCGCTGCTCCAGAGGCCCCCTTGTTGATTACGAGGCTACCTGCTCAGAGTGCACCCGTCCCtggcccagctccagctccaagCCAGCCCTCAGCCCAGCAGCTGGAGCTCCTGGAGTTAGAGATGAGAGCTAGGGCCATTAAGGCCCTAATGAAAGCCAACGATGTGAAGAAACAGACGTAA